Proteins encoded by one window of Lasioglossum baleicum chromosome 4, iyLasBale1, whole genome shotgun sequence:
- the LOC143208467 gene encoding uncharacterized protein LOC143208467 yields MNSWSIVQFVKDGTVEAVPSAWLLNGYCYWPSLPPNRLANAIKKCEEINTGWEKHKVKCFINGTFDDYAKARSKAKVAEETSDLQSEAEPPKKRKRQKNKHVSSSDTDDDSNSLISLPLPPTLQIHETLDVCTNNNEIYNRENIPTKSVVINENQETSQLDNNSNTVQKYLKTIIEQQHLLRSIMTDVLSRVEGLEKSLKKHSAPGQKRPSIFKLNILFPINCEQELQKFETHLQDENNFRDAVKKHNVNDTNRIPIQL; encoded by the exons ATGAATTCGTGGAGCATCGTACAATTTGTGAAAGATGGCACGGTAGAGGCAGTACCATCAGCATGGTTGCTAAATGGTTACTGCTACTGGCCATCATTACCACCAAATCGTTTAGCAAATGCTATTAAAAAATGTGAAGAAATAAACACAGGTTGGGAGAAACACAAAGTTAAATGTtttataaatggaacctttg ATGATTACGCAAAAGCAAGATCAAAGGCCAAAGTGGCAGAAGAAACATCAGACTTGCAGTCAGAAGCTGAACCcccaaaaaagagaaaaagacaaAAAAACAAGCATGTATCAAGCAGCGACACCGATGACGATTCCAATTCGTTAATATCTCTGCCACTGCCTCCTACGTTGCAAATACATGAAACATTAG ATGTATGCACGAACaataatgaaatttacaacAGAGAAAATATTCCAACGAAATCTGTTGTAATTAATG AAAACCAAGAGACGTCTCAACTGGACAATAACAGCAATAcagtacaaaaatatttaaaaaccatAATAGAACAGCAGCACCTATTGCGCAGTATAATGACGGATGTTTTAAGTAGAGTAGAAGGATtagaaaaaagtttgaaaaagCATTCTGCGCCAGGACAAAAAagaccatcaattttcaaactaaatatattatttccaattaaTTGTGAACAAGAATTGCAGAAGTTCGAAACACATCTGCAAGATGAGAACAATTTTAGAGACGCGGTAAAAAAACATAACGTTAACGATACGAATAGAATTCCAATTCAGTTGtaa